The genomic stretch AACGCATGGCCCTCCCCCGTGATCTGATCCAGTACCTGGCCGGTCGCTTCACATCAAACATCCGTGAACTGGAGGGTGCCCTGACGCGGGCGGTGGCCTTTGCCTCGATCACCGGTCTGCCGATGACGGTGGAATCGGTGGCGCCGATGCTCGATCCGGTGGGCAACGAGGTGCAGGTCACCCCCCAGCAGGTGGTGGAGAAGGTGGCGGAGGTGTTCGGGGTGAGCGGGGAGGAGATGCGCAGCAGCAGCCGCAAACGGGCGGTGAGCCAGGCGCGTCAGGTGGGCATGTACCTGCTGCGTCAGAGCACTGACCTGAGTCTCCCCCGCATCGGTGATGTCTTCGGCGGCAAGGACCACAGCACCGTGATGTACGCCGTTGAGCAGATTGAGAAGAAGCTGGCGATCGATCCCTCCCTGGCCCGCCAGTTGCAGCAGGTGCGGGATCTGCTCCAGATCGACAGCCGCCGCCGGCGCTGACCTTCAGGTCAGCGGCAGGCCGGGGTCGAGACCTTCGACTTCCCCCTTGAAGACTCGGCTGGCGGTGATGTCCTCGGCCTGGATCGTGATCAGATCCAGCTTGGTGAGGCCACGCCCCATGTGGTTGAACAGCCGGTTGGCCTGACGCATGCGCGCCCGGTCGATGGCATTGCGGATCGACCGGGCATTGGCGAAGAAGGGCAGCTGCATGCGCCGCTGGATGTATTCGTAGAAGGCGGCCTTGGCGTCTTCGCCGAAGCGGTAGCTCTCGGATGCCATGATCAGTTGGGCGATGGCCAGCAGCTCACCGGCGGTATAATCAGGAAAGTCGATGTGGTTGGCAACCCGTGAGGAGAGGCCTGGATTCGATTGGTAAAAAATATCCATCTTATCCTTGTAACCTGCAAAAATGACCACCAGATCGTCGCGATTATTCTCCATGACCTGCAGCAGGATCTCGATGGCTTCGGCGCCATAATCCCGTTCATTTTCGGGCTTGTAGAGGTAGTAGGCTTCATCGATGAACAGCACCCCACCCATCGCTTTCTTGAGCATTTCTCGGGTCTTGGGCGCCGTGTGGCCGATGTACTGACCCACCAGATCATCACGGGTGGCGGTGACGAGATGTCCCTTGCGTACGTATCCCAGCCGGTGCAGGATCTCGGACATGCGCTCAGCCACCGTGGTCTTGCCAGTGCCCGGCCGGCCGGTGAACGACATGTGCAGGCTCGGGGCCGCCGTGGTCAGGCCCACCTGCTTGCGGGCCCGCTCCACCACGAGCAGCGCGGCGATCTCACGGATTCTGGTCTTCACCGGGCGCAGACCGATCAGCTCGGTATCGAGCTGGTTGAGCACCTCCTGAACGTTGGCGGCTTCATAGGCCGCCTCCAGGTTCACCGGGGCATCGAGGTTCTCCGTCACGGAGCCTTCGGCCTCGGTAGCCATGGGATCAGGTGAGGAGGTCATCGATGCCCGCGGCGAAGTCGTGATCGGCGGCGGCGATCGGGGTGTCGTCGTTGGCGGGCCGCAGCGTGATGTTCACGTAAGTGCTCCCGAAGCTCAGATCGGGGAAGCGCCCCTGCTGCTCACAGAAGTCGTTGAGGCGATCGAGGAAGGCGCGGTTGCTGGCGTAATCCTCGAACTCGATGCGCCGCTCGAGCCGGTCGGCCTGCTCGGGTTTGGGGCGCGGCGTCCAGGGCTGGTCCATGTGTTGAGGCTAGATCAGACGATGAGTACGGCCTCTGGCTCAGCTGCTGGGATCGAGGCAATCGGTGCGGGCCACCGCCAGTCGGCCGGACCAGGCGGCGGCGTAGGCCCGGTTGGCCGCCTGCTCGGCCGGATCGGTGCTGCTGAGCTGATGGGGGAAGGTGCCGCGGATGGCGGCATTGGTCACACAGAACATCGACTTCTGGAAGCTCATGCAGATCTTCACGCGCACATCCCCCTCACCCCGGGTGCGCTGGTGATACCAGCTGTGCAACCGCTCCGGCAGGTGGCGGTACATGTCCTGCATCAGCAGGCTGGGCGGAATGCCCGCCCCCATGCTCGGCAGCGGGTCGGCGTAGAGGGCGCCGTAGGCGAACTGGGCCTGATCCGGCGAGATCTGGTGGGCCTGGGCGTTGAAGCTCACCGTGCCCAGGAACGGCATGCCCCGCAGGAACACCGCTTCGACGTAGGGCACGGCCACATCCACCAGGAAGGTGAGCCCGGCCTCCGGCGGCAGCACCCAGAGGTGCTCGCCGGCGACGTCCACGCCGTAGGTGATCGGGTTGGCGGCGGCGGCCACCAGGCCATCCTTGATGAACTCCACCACGGCATCGATCGAGCCCACGCGACCATCGCCCTCGGCGCGGGCCAGATCGAGGAACAGATCGCTCATCACCCGCCAGAACTGACCGAGGGCGTGGGTGGTGGCCGCTGCGCGGATCAGCTCGATCAGGAAGCCCGGAAAGAGGGGATGGAGCACCGCCAGCAGTGGATCACGGCGTGTCTTGCGGCGGATGATCGCGGCGCAGTTCTCGGCAAAGGCGTCCGAATCCAGGTAGGCATCAAGGCCGCCGGTACCATGCCAGAGCATCGCCTTCATGCAGTATTCGGCGTACTCGAAGTTGATCCTGTCGTGGTTCAGGTGGCGCCAGATCCTGGCCGGGCTGTTGTGGCCATCGAGGTACTTGAACAGCGGGAAGGGCAGCAGGAACTGCTTCTCGGCCTGGTAGATCAGGTTGGTGCTGTAGGCATCGAGCACCTCGCCGTAGCTCTTGAGCACATCCACCACCTCGATCAGGTGGTCGGGTGTGTTCGCCAGCAGGGTCTCGCCGGCGAGCAGCTTCTCGTCCAGTTCGGCGGCGCTGGGCATGCCGCCGCTGTACACAAGCTCGGCTGGGATGATCGGCATCAGCCCAGCCCCCCACCCGGCAGGGTCGTGAGCTGCAGCACCGACGCCTGCAGGGCTGACACCAGGGCAGGCAGCTGGGCGATCGCCGTGCTTGTGCTCTCACTCAACCGGCCCAGGCCTGACGGCAGCAGACCGATCGCCACCACCGCCACCGCCAGCCCCATGGCCGGAATCGTTTCCCGCGGCGCCACCCCCGCCAGGCGCACATCAAGGCGCTGGTGCAGCACAGGATCGGCGGGCGGTGTGATCGCCAGTCGCCCGAAGAAAGCCCGGTTCACCAGCAGCAGGAAATACACCGCTGTCAGGCCCGAGCCCACCATGCCCAGCAGGGTGGCGAGCGGGTAGGCGGTGATGCTGCCTCGGAACACCATGAACTCGGAGATGAACCCCGACATGCCGGGCATGCCGGCGCTGGCCATCACAGCCAGAATCATCAGCGTACCGGTGAACGGCAGCCCACGCTCAGGGTTGAGCAGGCCGTGCAGCACCGTCAGATCGCGGGTACCGGTCTTGCGGTACACGATCCCCACCAGCAGGAACAGCAGCGCCGAGATCAGGCCATGGCTGACCATCTGGAACACCGCCCCGAGGATCGCCACAGGCGTGGCCGCCGCCCCCGCCAGCAGGATGTAGCCCATGTGGCCCACCGAGCTGTAGGCCACCATCCGTTTCATGTCCTTCTGGGCGATGGCCGCCAGCGATCCGAACAGCACCGACACCGCCGCCCAGATCGCCAGGCCCGGCGCCAGCACCGCCCAGGCCTCCGGGAAGAGCCCCAGGCAGAACCGCAGCATGCCGTAGGTACCCAGCTTCAGCAGCACTCCAGCCAGCAGAACCGAAACCGGTGTGGAGGCCTGGGTGTGGGCATCGGGCAGCCAGTTGTGGAAGGGAAAGAGCGGCACCTTGATGCCGAAGCCCACCAGCAGAGCTCCCAGCAGCACCAGCTGGCTGCCGAGCGCCAGCTGTTCGCTGCTGATCGGAGTGAAACTGAAATCCACACTGCCCGTGAACAGAGCCAGGCCCAGGAAGGCGGCCAGGATGAGCATCCCGGAGACCGCCGTGAAGATCAGGAACTTGGTGGCCGCGTAGGCCCGGTTGGCACCTCCCCAGATGCCGATCAGCAACCAGAGCGGGATCAGTTCGAGCTCATAGAAGAGGAAGAAGAGCAGCAGGTTCTCGGCCAGAAAGGCGCCGTTGACCGCGCCGCTGATCAACAGCAGCAGGGCGAAATAGACACGCGGCCGCTGACTGATGTCGCGCGTGCAGATTGCCGAGACCAGCGTCAGGGCGCCATTGATCAGCACCAGCGGCAGCGACAGGCCGTCGACGCCGAGTTTGTAATCGAGCCCGATGCTGGCCACCCAGTGGTGCGATTCCTGCAGCTGCATGCCGCTGCTGGCTGGATCGAAGTGGGCCAGCACCACCAGGCTCCAGGCCAGTTGCAGGGTCAGCATCACGATCGCGATCGCCCGCAACCGCCCCGGGGGGAGCTGGCCGGGCCAGAGCACCAGCACCAGGGCCCCGGCAAAGGGGATCAGCAGCAGCAGACTCAGCATGGTGGCTTCCTCATCGCTGCAGCCACTGCAGGGATGTGAGGAGCAGCACGATCGCCATCACGGCCGTGAGCACGTAGGTCTGAAGCTGGCCGGAAACGCTCAGCTTCAGACCCTCGGCGCTGGCCAGTGAAAGCCGGCCGATGCCGTTGACGAGACCATTCACCAGGGTGCGGTCGATCCAGTCGCTGAGCCGCGCCAGCGCAGCCACCGCAGCCACGATCGTGACGCGGTAGATGCGCTCGGTGTAGAAGTCGAAGGCGAGCAGGTCCTGAAGCACCCGCAACGGCTGGATCATCGAGCGCGACCAGAGCTTGTTCAGCTGAACGACGGCGCCAGCGGCCACGCCGACCAGGCCGGAGGCCGTCACGGCAAGGGCCGTGGTCAACGAGAAGGAGCTCAGACCCGGCACCGGATCGAGCCGGCTCATCAGCGCCGGCATCAGAACCACCAGCACCGTGAGGCTCACCATCGGCAGGGCCATCAGCCAGTTCACCTCGGGGGCACGCTTGGTTTTGGGCATCGGCGGGCCAAGGAACACCTGGCGGTACACGCGGGTGAGGTTGAAGGCCGCCAGGCCGTTGGTGAGCAGACAGACGGCGGCGAAGAACGGTGCCTGGTGAACAAGGGTGTCGACCATCAGCCCGAAACACCAGAAACAGCCCAGGGGAAGCAGGCCCACCAGGCCTGCGCCGCCCACCAGGAAGGCCGTGGTGGTGGCCGGCATGCGTGAGCCGAGGCCTCCCAGTTCGGTGAGGTCCTGGCAGTTGGTGGTGGCGATGATGCTGCCCACGCTCATGAACAGGAGTGCCTTGGCCAGGCCGTGGGCGAACAGCAGCAGCAGGGCGATCGCCGGCTGTTGCAGAGCGATGGCGATGAACACCAGACCCAGATAGGACGTGGTGGAGTAGGAGAAGGCCCTCTTGATGTCCACCTGGGCGATCGCCACCAGCGCGCCGGCGAGGGCGCTGATGGTGCCCACCACCAGCAGCACGGTCACCGCCACGGGCGAGAAGCGCAGCAGCGGCATCACCTTCAGCAGCACCAGGGCGCCGGCGGTGACCACCACCGAGTTACGCAGGATCGAGGCCGGGTTCGGCCCCTCCATCGCCTCATCGAGCCAGAGGTGCATCGGGAACTGGGCGCACTTGCCCATCGGTCCGGCGATCAGCCCAAGCCCCAGCAGGGTGCCGGCCAGGGGCGTGAGGGCACCACCGGCGTGGGCTTCGGATGCCCAGGCGTACAGGTCGTCGAACTCCATCGAGCCCGCCCAGGCCGAAAGGGCCACCATGCCCATCAGCAGCAGCACGTCGCCCACCCGCTTGGTGAGGAAGGCATCGCGGGCGGCGGTGACCACCAGGGGCTGGGCATACCAGAAGCCCACCAGCAGGTAGGTGGAGAGGGTGAGCATCTCCAGCAGGAAATAGCTCATGAACAGGCTGCTGCTGAGCACCACCCCCGCCAGGGCCCCTTCGAAGAAGCCCACCAAGGCGTAGAAGCGTGCCAGCGACCATTCCTTGTCGAGGTAGCCGAGCGCATACACCTGACCGAGCAGGCTCAGGACGGTGACCAGTTCGAGCGCCGCCAGGTTGGTGAGCGAGAGGTCGAAGCCGATGCGCAGGTTCAGATCAGCAGCGCGAAACCAGGCGAATTCCAGGTGCTGGGGGCCGAGCTGCCACACCTGCTGGAGGACCCAGCTGCCGTGGGCCACGGCCGCCAGCGTGACGAGCAGGTTCAGGTAAGCCGCCGGTCGCGGCCCGTTGCGTTTGATCCAGCCCGCTGCCCACGGCAGCGACAGCACCATGCCGCTGAATCCATAGAGCGGGATCAGCCAGACCAGCTGGATCGGCAGGGGAAGGGCCGTGGGCAAGGAAAGCAGGGCTCAGGTGGCGGTCAATTCAAAGTCAGGACGCGGGCGGAATCCAACTCCGGCACGCTTCGTCGTGCAGATCACTCAGGCAGGACCCAACCAGGCCTGACTGACCGCCGGAATGCCGGGGTTCCGATCACGCTCAGAAGGTGACGCGCTGGGAGGCCAGAGACCGCTCCAGTCCGGTCAGATCCTGCACCCAGGCCTCCAGCTCCTCTCCGTGCTGGGCTTCCTCCTGCCACAGGGCGTGGAAGAAGTGGGCATTGGCCTGGTCACTCACCAGCAGGCAGAAGCGGTTGGCCTCGGCGTAGAGCCGGATCAGTTCGTCCTCCAGGTGGATATTCAGGCGAAGCAACCCGAGCAGATCGCGGGCGGTGCTCACCGGCTTCAGCTGGGACGCGGCTGGAGCCACACCCAGGCGGAGCATCTGCTGCACCAGGCGCTCGGCATGTTGCATCTCCTCGACCGTTTCCTGCCGGAACCGGTCTGCGGAGCCGTCATCGCCCCAGAGGGCGAGCAGGGAGGCCTGGGTCATGTACTGCTGAACCGCGGAGAGTTCCAGGCTCAGTGCCCGTCCCAGGTAGCCCAGCACCCGAGGGTGAACGATCTCCATGGTCATCAGCTCCTGCGCTCAGCGCCACTGAACGCGAGGATCGGTTCCAGCTCGCTGTGGGGGCGGGCAATGATGTGGGCAGCCACCAGTCCGTCGCCGACGCGCTCGCAGGCATCGGCCCCGGCGCGCACCGCGGCATTGACGGCACCGGTTTCACCGCGGACCATCACGGTCACGTAGCCGCCGCCCACGAATTCACGGGAGATCATCGTCACTTCGGCGGCCTTGGTCATGGCGTCAGCCGCCTCGATGGCGGGGACGAGGCCGCGGGTTTCGATCATGCCGAGAGCAATGCCGTGCGGGGTCGAAGCCATGGCTTTGGAGGAGGAGGAGGAATTGGAAGGAGGGGTGAGACCACCGGAGCGGCCACGGGTGGCTGCTGCTGAGGTGCTGCTGCTGGCCTTGGCCGGAGAGCTGGCGGCCGCCGGGGCGGTGGTGGCGGCAGGGCTGCTGCCACTGGATGCGGATGGACCTGGGGCTGGAGGCGGGTCCACGGGTTTGTCCGCAGGGGAGGGGGTGGGGGTGGTGGCCGAGGCGGGAAGGGCCTTGGCGCTGACAGCTCGGCTCACACCACTGCTGGCGCTGCTGCGCCGGGAGGAAGGTTGGCGGGAGGAGGGTGTGGCCATGGATCGAGCTGGGCGGACGGAGGAGAGAAGGGTGAGGGAGAAGGGATCAACCGTCTGGATCCCAGAGATCAATGATCCCAGCAATCGTCAGGTCGGTCTGGGTGTCGGGGATGCCGGTGGCGAAGCGGGCGGCGGAGCCGCTGGCGGTGAACACCCAGTTACCGGGTGCGGCACCGACCGGGTCGACGGCCACCATCAACTTGCCTTTGGTGGAGCGCAGAATGCGCAGCTGCCAGTGGAGAAGGCCTTCCACCCGTTGGCTGCAGACCAGAGAGCCGGTGACTTGCATGATTTCCATCAGGCTGCACCAGCGCTCGGCGGCGGATCCGGTTTTCCGGCATCTGGATCCCAGTGGTCGATGATCCCCACGATGGTGAGGTCGCTGGGGTAGGACTTGCTGCCGGCGGCTTCACGGGCTGCTGAGCTGCCCACACAGATCACCCAGTCGCCGGGGATGCAGCCCACGGCATCGACGGCCACTTTCTGGGAACTGCCATCCAGCACGACCTGCAGGTGCTTGTGCTCGAATTCGGGGATCCGGTTGGTGGAGACCAGGGGCTTGAGAACTTTGCAGATCAGCATCTCAATGGCCTCCGGCTGATTCCAGCTTGATCGACGACCCGACCGTTTCTGCGGGCACGTGCCGGTCGCGATCGCGCACGCTCAGCAACGTGTGCAACAGGCCACTGTCCACCAGATCGGGATAGCGGCTGCGGATGGCGTCCTCTGTCCGCCGGCAATAGAGCACAGCCCGTTCCCGGGCCCCGGGCACACTGCCGTGGTAATCGAAACGGATCACCACCGGGATTGGAAGTCCGCGGGAGACGTTCAGACCCTTGAAGATCTTGACACCCACATCGAGATCGGCGGCCCCTTCTTCGACCGTGTCCATGTGGGCGAAGTAAGTGAGATTACGCAGATGAATCTCCTTGAAGCCGATGCCGACACCGATGAAGCGTTCGGCGTGGCCTGCATCGGCATAGGCGCCATCGTGATAGGTACGCACGAAATCGATCTGGGACAGGTTGTGCTCGATCAGGCGGGCGATCAGCCGTGCCATTCCCGGATCCACGGCTCTGTCAGCGACCGCGTCCCCCTCGCCTGAGCGGGCGTCCAGCACCAGGGCAAGCACCTGATCCCTGGCGGCCTCGGCGGTCAGATCCCGGGTGGCGGCGTAGACATCCAGGGCATCGAGCCAGCGCTCCAGATCGGTATGGCCGTGGACATCAGGGACGTGAACCCGGATGGCGTCGGTGTCGGTGTCAAGCCCGATCAGCAGCAGGTCGACCGAGGCCCCGCAGCAGAAACTGTTCTCGACCGCCTGCTGGAACTCCTGCAGACGGCGCAGTCCCCCGGCGGCGGCGGCGGCATCGTTGGAGCCATGGGCCGCACATCCCTCGTGCCCGGGGTCCCGTGAGCTGAAGTGATACACCACCACCTTGAGGTAGCGGGTGGGCTCATGGGCGCCGTTGGGACGGGACTCTCTGTAGCGGAGATGTTCGGTGCGCACCCAACGGTCGACGGTGTTCTCCACGTCGAACATCGCGCCGGCATGGGGCCTGCGACGCACGGATCCGAAGGGGAGGCGCAGGGCGTAGGCGATCGCGTGGGCCAGACGGCCATCGGCGCAGGGGCTCACATCCAGGAGATGGAAACCGCAGGACAGCAGGAAGGCATTGAAGGCCTCGGCGCTCTCGCTCCCCTCCTGACCCTGGAGCGGATCGTCGCGGAAGAAGCTGGCACTGACTTGCTCATAGGCCTCGAACAGGCACCAGGCAAACAGGCTGCGCATGTCCAGCTGGCTGACCCAGGCCGATTCCAGGATCGTGAGAGGCAACCCATGGCCGAGCTCTTTGATGGCATGGCGCTGGGCCTGCTCCACGAAGTCGTCGTCGTGTTGCAGGGCCGAGAGCCGCTTGAGCACCGGCACGATGCGATCGAACGACCGCTTCACCTGGCTGTCATAGGCCTGGAGACGTTCGTTGGCCGCTGCATCGCTGAGCGGGTGCTGATCCAGGGTCGTGTTGAATCGGCCGGATCTTCCCCGTGTAGTGCCGGAGAAAGAGGTGCCGGAGGATGAGGGACGGCGTGCTGGGGCCGTTGGAGCCAGGGGCCTCTCGGCGGAGCCGTAGCGGCGGGGGCGGGGCAAGGTTCAGTGCTGCAACAGGGCGGGACAGGTGGAGAACATCAGCCTCGGGCGCCGCCGGAGACGGTGATCAGTGAGCCCTTGTCGGTGTTGCCGCTGGAGCCGGTCACGCGGCT from Synechococcus sp. CBW1107 encodes the following:
- the cbbX gene encoding CbbX protein; translated protein: MATEAEGSVTENLDAPVNLEAAYEAANVQEVLNQLDTELIGLRPVKTRIREIAALLVVERARKQVGLTTAAPSLHMSFTGRPGTGKTTVAERMSEILHRLGYVRKGHLVTATRDDLVGQYIGHTAPKTREMLKKAMGGVLFIDEAYYLYKPENERDYGAEAIEILLQVMENNRDDLVVIFAGYKDKMDIFYQSNPGLSSRVANHIDFPDYTAGELLAIAQLIMASESYRFGEDAKAAFYEYIQRRMQLPFFANARSIRNAIDRARMRQANRLFNHMGRGLTKLDLITIQAEDITASRVFKGEVEGLDPGLPLT
- a CDS encoding 4a-hydroxytetrahydrobiopterin dehydratase — translated: MDQPWTPRPKPEQADRLERRIEFEDYASNRAFLDRLNDFCEQQGRFPDLSFGSTYVNITLRPANDDTPIAAADHDFAAGIDDLLT
- a CDS encoding CO2 hydration protein, which produces MPIIPAELVYSGGMPSAAELDEKLLAGETLLANTPDHLIEVVDVLKSYGEVLDAYSTNLIYQAEKQFLLPFPLFKYLDGHNSPARIWRHLNHDRINFEYAEYCMKAMLWHGTGGLDAYLDSDAFAENCAAIIRRKTRRDPLLAVLHPLFPGFLIELIRAAATTHALGQFWRVMSDLFLDLARAEGDGRVGSIDAVVEFIKDGLVAAAANPITYGVDVAGEHLWVLPPEAGLTFLVDVAVPYVEAVFLRGMPFLGTVSFNAQAHQISPDQAQFAYGALYADPLPSMGAGIPPSLLMQDMYRHLPERLHSWYHQRTRGEGDVRVKICMSFQKSMFCVTNAAIRGTFPHQLSSTDPAEQAANRAYAAAWSGRLAVARTDCLDPSS
- a CDS encoding NADH-quinone oxidoreductase subunit M; amino-acid sequence: MLSLLLLIPFAGALVLVLWPGQLPPGRLRAIAIVMLTLQLAWSLVVLAHFDPASSGMQLQESHHWVASIGLDYKLGVDGLSLPLVLINGALTLVSAICTRDISQRPRVYFALLLLISGAVNGAFLAENLLLFFLFYELELIPLWLLIGIWGGANRAYAATKFLIFTAVSGMLILAAFLGLALFTGSVDFSFTPISSEQLALGSQLVLLGALLVGFGIKVPLFPFHNWLPDAHTQASTPVSVLLAGVLLKLGTYGMLRFCLGLFPEAWAVLAPGLAIWAAVSVLFGSLAAIAQKDMKRMVAYSSVGHMGYILLAGAAATPVAILGAVFQMVSHGLISALLFLLVGIVYRKTGTRDLTVLHGLLNPERGLPFTGTLMILAVMASAGMPGMSGFISEFMVFRGSITAYPLATLLGMVGSGLTAVYFLLLVNRAFFGRLAITPPADPVLHQRLDVRLAGVAPRETIPAMGLAVAVVAIGLLPSGLGRLSESTSTAIAQLPALVSALQASVLQLTTLPGGGLG
- a CDS encoding NAD(P)H-quinone oxidoreductase subunit F is translated as MPTALPLPIQLVWLIPLYGFSGMVLSLPWAAGWIKRNGPRPAAYLNLLVTLAAVAHGSWVLQQVWQLGPQHLEFAWFRAADLNLRIGFDLSLTNLAALELVTVLSLLGQVYALGYLDKEWSLARFYALVGFFEGALAGVVLSSSLFMSYFLLEMLTLSTYLLVGFWYAQPLVVTAARDAFLTKRVGDVLLLMGMVALSAWAGSMEFDDLYAWASEAHAGGALTPLAGTLLGLGLIAGPMGKCAQFPMHLWLDEAMEGPNPASILRNSVVVTAGALVLLKVMPLLRFSPVAVTVLLVVGTISALAGALVAIAQVDIKRAFSYSTTSYLGLVFIAIALQQPAIALLLLFAHGLAKALLFMSVGSIIATTNCQDLTELGGLGSRMPATTTAFLVGGAGLVGLLPLGCFWCFGLMVDTLVHQAPFFAAVCLLTNGLAAFNLTRVYRQVFLGPPMPKTKRAPEVNWLMALPMVSLTVLVVLMPALMSRLDPVPGLSSFSLTTALAVTASGLVGVAAGAVVQLNKLWSRSMIQPLRVLQDLLAFDFYTERIYRVTIVAAVAALARLSDWIDRTLVNGLVNGIGRLSLASAEGLKLSVSGQLQTYVLTAVMAIVLLLTSLQWLQR
- a CDS encoding ferritin-like domain-containing protein; protein product: MTMEIVHPRVLGYLGRALSLELSAVQQYMTQASLLALWGDDGSADRFRQETVEEMQHAERLVQQMLRLGVAPAASQLKPVSTARDLLGLLRLNIHLEDELIRLYAEANRFCLLVSDQANAHFFHALWQEEAQHGEELEAWVQDLTGLERSLASQRVTF
- a CDS encoding BMC domain-containing protein translates to MATPSSRQPSSRRSSASSGVSRAVSAKALPASATTPTPSPADKPVDPPPAPGPSASSGSSPAATTAPAAASSPAKASSSTSAAATRGRSGGLTPPSNSSSSSKAMASTPHGIALGMIETRGLVPAIEAADAMTKAAEVTMISREFVGGGYVTVMVRGETGAVNAAVRAGADACERVGDGLVAAHIIARPHSELEPILAFSGAERRS
- a CDS encoding carboxysome peptide B; protein product: MEIMQVTGSLVCSQRVEGLLHWQLRILRSTKGKLMVAVDPVGAAPGNWVFTASGSAARFATGIPDTQTDLTIAGIIDLWDPDG
- a CDS encoding carboxysome peptide A, encoding MLICKVLKPLVSTNRIPEFEHKHLQVVLDGSSQKVAVDAVGCIPGDWVICVGSSAAREAAGSKSYPSDLTIVGIIDHWDPDAGKPDPPPSAGAA
- a CDS encoding carboxysome shell carbonic anhydrase — encoded protein: MPRPRRYGSAERPLAPTAPARRPSSSGTSFSGTTRGRSGRFNTTLDQHPLSDAAANERLQAYDSQVKRSFDRIVPVLKRLSALQHDDDFVEQAQRHAIKELGHGLPLTILESAWVSQLDMRSLFAWCLFEAYEQVSASFFRDDPLQGQEGSESAEAFNAFLLSCGFHLLDVSPCADGRLAHAIAYALRLPFGSVRRRPHAGAMFDVENTVDRWVRTEHLRYRESRPNGAHEPTRYLKVVVYHFSSRDPGHEGCAAHGSNDAAAAAGGLRRLQEFQQAVENSFCCGASVDLLLIGLDTDTDAIRVHVPDVHGHTDLERWLDALDVYAATRDLTAEAARDQVLALVLDARSGEGDAVADRAVDPGMARLIARLIEHNLSQIDFVRTYHDGAYADAGHAERFIGVGIGFKEIHLRNLTYFAHMDTVEEGAADLDVGVKIFKGLNVSRGLPIPVVIRFDYHGSVPGARERAVLYCRRTEDAIRSRYPDLVDSGLLHTLLSVRDRDRHVPAETVGSSIKLESAGGH